From Calothrix sp. PCC 6303, a single genomic window includes:
- a CDS encoding bifunctional serine/threonine-protein kinase/formylglycine-generating enzyme family protein, whose product MQPGTTLRNRYKIIKLLEEGGFGETFLAEDLNIPIDPKPRCVVKRLKTANLKAEDLEWLKNAFAKEAATLYNLGRLHPQIPGLSEYFQVGNEFYLVQDFIDGVELTNIMTPGKKIPEVAVIQLLTEILEVLAVVHQENIIHRDIKPQNIMRRKADGKIILIDFGAVKQIMVKNTGQTSLTVGIGTPGFMPVEQIMGKPKLASDIYAVGMVGVQALTGIPPHLLDDDEDGEVIWQDKVSVSSRFVDLLGKMVNSRASQRYQSAAEALEAMKLLSQPVNKSPNPPQNQPIAPTVIISPGLPLQVFQFQTVTVDKRGKVTKRGEKQARFFVEKLGNGVSLEMVEIPGGTFMMGSPETEAGTRDNESPQHRVTVPRFFMGKYVVTQAQYQAIMKKGMIGQIFGGNSSNSDPDPSDFKGANRPVETVSWDDAVGFCQKISQKTGKTYRLPSEAEWEYACRAGTTTPFYFGETITTDLANFDGNHTYAYAPKGVYRKETTEVGKFPPNAFGLYDMHGNVWEWCQDSGHSNYNGAPTDGNAWIDNNQNKLLRGGSWYNYPKVSHSAYRYIITREYRKNNVGFRLVFSP is encoded by the coding sequence ATGCAGCCAGGAACAACTCTCCGGAACCGCTATAAAATCATCAAACTACTGGAGGAAGGGGGTTTTGGCGAAACCTTTCTGGCTGAGGATTTAAATATTCCTATTGATCCTAAGCCAAGATGTGTTGTTAAACGGCTGAAAACCGCAAATCTCAAAGCTGAGGACTTGGAGTGGTTAAAAAATGCCTTTGCAAAGGAAGCAGCCACTTTATACAATTTGGGCAGACTGCATCCACAAATTCCTGGTTTATCGGAATATTTTCAAGTTGGGAACGAATTTTACTTAGTTCAAGATTTTATTGATGGTGTTGAACTCACGAATATCATGACACCAGGGAAGAAAATTCCCGAAGTTGCTGTAATTCAACTTTTGACAGAAATTTTAGAAGTATTGGCAGTTGTCCATCAAGAAAACATTATTCACCGTGATATTAAGCCACAAAATATCATGCGGCGTAAGGCTGATGGAAAAATTATCTTAATTGACTTTGGTGCAGTCAAACAAATCATGGTGAAAAACACTGGGCAAACCAGTTTAACTGTGGGAATTGGGACACCCGGTTTTATGCCAGTAGAGCAAATTATGGGGAAACCCAAATTAGCCAGCGATATCTATGCTGTGGGGATGGTGGGTGTCCAAGCATTGACGGGAATCCCACCCCATTTATTGGATGATGATGAAGATGGGGAAGTAATTTGGCAGGATAAAGTGAGTGTGAGTAGTCGCTTTGTCGATCTTTTGGGAAAAATGGTAAATAGTCGCGCTAGTCAGCGTTATCAAAGTGCAGCAGAAGCTTTGGAAGCTATGAAATTATTGAGTCAACCTGTTAATAAGTCACCAAACCCACCACAAAATCAACCCATTGCCCCAACGGTTATTATCTCACCAGGTTTACCCCTGCAAGTATTTCAATTTCAAACTGTCACCGTTGATAAAAGAGGGAAGGTGACAAAGCGGGGGGAAAAGCAAGCAAGATTTTTTGTCGAAAAATTGGGAAATGGTGTCAGCTTGGAGATGGTAGAGATACCAGGAGGAACATTTATGATGGGTTCCCCAGAAACGGAAGCAGGAACAAGGGACAATGAAAGTCCGCAGCATCGAGTTACTGTTCCCAGATTCTTTATGGGGAAATATGTTGTTACCCAAGCACAGTATCAAGCGATTATGAAAAAAGGAATGATAGGTCAAATATTTGGGGGTAATTCTAGTAATTCCGATCCTGACCCTTCTGATTTTAAAGGTGCAAATCGACCTGTAGAAACAGTATCTTGGGATGATGCAGTTGGATTTTGTCAGAAAATCAGCCAAAAAACAGGAAAAACCTATAGATTACCCAGCGAAGCCGAATGGGAATATGCATGTCGCGCGGGTACAACTACACCTTTTTATTTTGGTGAGACAATCACTACTGATTTAGCTAATTTTGATGGAAATCACACCTACGCTTATGCACCGAAAGGGGTTTATAGAAAAGAAACAACAGAAGTAGGTAAATTTCCACCTAACGCCTTTGGTTTGTACGATATGCATGGAAATGTTTGGGAATGGTGCCAAGATTCAGGGCATAGCAATTATAATGGCGCACCAACCGATGGTAATGCCTGGATTGATAATAATCAAAATAAGCTTCTACGTGGTGGTTCTTGGTACAACTACCCAAAGGTCTCTCACAGTGCCTATCGCTATATCATTACGCGCGAATATCGTAAAAACAACGTCGGTTTTCGTTTAGTATTCTCTCCGTAA
- a CDS encoding YcjF family protein yields the protein MPLSRLVTLIIGLIVILGLSLWLIDSLSRLYWQLSYSPLLGNLLVFLLVILIAALIAAFVYYFLVFKEGDKRRRQGSRVIPAKVPVVKSEAASTTLQAVRQQVSQIQDEVTRQALLGKSREIEANLTRGEIQVVVFGTGSAGKTSLVNAVMGRMVGRVDAPMGTTTVGETYCLRLKGLERKILITDTPGILEAGVAGTEREQLARELATEANLLLFVVDNDLRRSEYEPLQSLAQIGKRSLLVLNKTDLYTEEDKEVILARLRERVRGFIPTNDVVSIAANPQVVELEGGEIVHPEAEILPLLRRMAAILRAEGEDLVADNILLQSLRLGEEARKLIDAQRRRQGEKIVDRYQWIGAGVVSVTPLPMVDLLATAAVNAQMVVEIGRVYGCELNMERGRELALSLAKTIAGLGIVKGAIELLSTALQLNIGTFIIGRAIQGVTAAYLTRIAGKSFIEYFRNDQDWGDGGMTEVVQRQFQLNRRDEFVKAFIQEAIAKVVKPLAEKIDTLDDKGNQDK from the coding sequence ATGCCTCTGTCGCGCTTAGTTACTCTGATTATCGGTCTAATCGTCATTCTAGGGCTGAGTCTGTGGTTGATTGACTCGCTGTCGCGGCTTTATTGGCAACTTTCCTATTCTCCCTTACTTGGCAATTTACTAGTTTTTCTTTTAGTAATTCTGATTGCTGCACTAATTGCCGCATTTGTCTACTATTTTTTGGTGTTCAAGGAAGGAGACAAACGTCGTCGTCAAGGTTCCCGTGTGATTCCGGCAAAGGTTCCCGTTGTGAAATCGGAAGCTGCTTCTACAACTTTGCAAGCGGTGCGTCAGCAGGTTTCCCAAATTCAGGATGAAGTTACCCGTCAAGCTTTGTTGGGTAAATCGCGGGAAATTGAAGCGAATTTGACGCGGGGAGAGATTCAAGTTGTGGTTTTTGGAACTGGAAGTGCGGGAAAAACCTCTTTGGTGAATGCGGTAATGGGACGGATGGTGGGGAGGGTGGATGCACCTATGGGGACAACCACTGTGGGGGAAACCTATTGTTTGCGGTTGAAGGGGTTGGAGAGGAAGATTTTAATTACCGATACACCGGGGATTTTGGAAGCTGGTGTTGCGGGGACTGAGAGGGAACAGTTAGCGCGGGAGTTGGCAACGGAAGCGAATTTGTTGCTGTTTGTGGTGGATAATGATTTGCGACGTTCGGAATATGAACCTTTACAAAGTCTTGCACAAATTGGCAAAAGATCTCTATTGGTTTTGAATAAAACCGATTTGTATACAGAAGAGGATAAAGAGGTAATTTTAGCCCGGTTGCGAGAACGGGTGCGGGGATTTATTCCTACTAATGATGTGGTTTCCATTGCTGCTAATCCCCAAGTTGTGGAGTTGGAAGGTGGGGAAATTGTCCACCCCGAGGCAGAAATATTACCTTTGTTGCGAAGAATGGCAGCAATTTTACGGGCTGAAGGTGAGGATTTGGTTGCTGATAATATCTTGTTGCAATCGCTACGTTTGGGTGAAGAGGCAAGAAAGCTGATTGATGCTCAACGCCGTCGGCAGGGTGAAAAAATTGTTGATAGGTATCAGTGGATTGGGGCGGGGGTAGTATCGGTGACACCTTTACCTATGGTGGATTTACTGGCAACGGCGGCGGTGAATGCTCAGATGGTGGTGGAAATCGGGCGGGTGTATGGTTGCGAATTAAACATGGAACGGGGACGGGAATTAGCGCTGTCTTTGGCAAAAACTATTGCGGGGTTGGGAATTGTCAAAGGGGCAATTGAGTTACTTTCCACCGCTTTACAGTTAAATATTGGCACGTTTATTATTGGGCGAGCAATTCAAGGTGTGACAGCTGCTTATTTGACGCGGATTGCTGGGAAAAGCTTTATTGAGTATTTCCGTAATGATCAGGATTGGGGTGATGGGGGAATGACGGAGGTTGTACAGCGGCAGTTTCAGTTAAATCGTCGGGATGAGTTTGTTAAGGCTTTTATCCAAGAAGCGATCGCTAAGGTTGTCAAACCCTTAGCCGAGAAGATCGATACCCTTGATGATAAGGGAAATCAAGATAAATAA
- a CDS encoding glycerophosphodiester phosphodiesterase → MIPPIIIAHRGASGYRPEHTLAAYELAINQGADYIEPDLVMTQDGVLIARHENEISETTNIQDYPEFAQRKISKLIDGELKVGWFTEDFTLSEIKQLRAKERIPELRPQNQIYQNQLQIPTFREILDLVKQKNAETGRNIGIYPETKHPTYFRNIGLSLEEKLIEILDEYGYKNHQAKIFIQSFEVSNLKYLAEITDLQLVQLINDKGTPYDFQLNSDGRSYKDLISLTGLKEMSNYAAAIGVNKNLIVPRNHLNQLLSPTTIIQDAHQANLSVHAWTFRDENYFLPLDYQNNPQNEYQLFFNLGIDGVFSDNSDTAIQTKNYQV, encoded by the coding sequence ATGATACCTCCTATTATTATCGCCCATCGTGGTGCTAGCGGTTATCGTCCAGAACATACCTTAGCTGCTTATGAATTAGCAATTAATCAAGGTGCTGATTACATCGAACCAGATTTAGTTATGACTCAAGATGGAGTTTTGATTGCACGTCATGAAAACGAAATTTCGGAAACTACTAATATTCAAGATTATCCAGAATTTGCCCAGCGTAAAATCAGTAAACTTATTGACGGAGAATTAAAAGTTGGTTGGTTTACTGAGGATTTTACATTATCAGAAATAAAGCAGTTACGGGCAAAGGAAAGAATCCCCGAACTACGTCCTCAAAATCAGATTTATCAGAATCAACTGCAAATTCCTACTTTTCGAGAAATCCTGGATTTAGTCAAACAAAAAAATGCAGAAACAGGGAGAAATATCGGTATTTATCCAGAAACTAAACACCCGACATATTTTCGGAATATTGGCTTATCATTAGAAGAAAAATTAATAGAAATTTTAGATGAATATGGCTACAAAAATCATCAGGCAAAAATTTTTATTCAATCATTTGAAGTCAGCAATCTGAAATATCTAGCTGAAATCACCGATTTACAACTAGTGCAATTAATCAACGACAAAGGAACCCCCTATGATTTCCAACTGAATAGTGATGGACGTAGCTACAAAGATTTAATATCTTTAACTGGTTTAAAAGAAATGAGTAACTATGCAGCAGCAATTGGAGTCAATAAAAATTTAATCGTTCCCAGGAATCATCTAAATCAATTACTATCTCCAACTACAATTATTCAAGATGCCCATCAAGCTAATTTATCAGTTCATGCTTGGACTTTTAGGGATGAAAATTACTTTTTACCTTTAGACTATCAAAATAATCCCCAAAATGAATATCAATTATTTTTTAACTTAGGTATCGACGGAGTTTTTAGCGATAATTCTGACACAGCGATTCAAACTAAAAATTATCAAGTATAA
- a CDS encoding proton extrusion protein PcxA, translating into MNNLSLSQKLYFYLVSLYKWYLRTPQRSLDEAYQAALQIKGIEDEHFHGNQINLDFTINSSVSGYFAADLRKNLKIVRMRLTEFNSSRFFLNESNQQTMEKYAVNLPNAQEVLEKLQFIDVITSKYTNLDNFHSSVQVNPPVNSQLSTTPNKLNITKTSALNPEAKNSNILPGNKASKTGILPRSILTTISRLQIELDPKSEEDVVQKFRMTQRRTIISIRFVLLLIIVPILTHQLSKAIFVGPLVDHFHQSATAEIFINQEMEEEALQDLQRFEERLRFQNLLGITAPLSAEEIETSISEKANEIAKEYRIEGAGAIKNVFSDICSVLAVVIFLVLSKREIAIFKDFIDSIVYGLSDSAKAFIIILFTDIFVGFHSPHGWEVLLEGVSRHWGLPASHNVIFLFIATFPVILDTIFKYWIFRYLNRISPSAVATYHNMNE; encoded by the coding sequence ATGAATAACCTTAGTTTGAGTCAAAAGCTTTACTTTTATTTAGTATCACTCTACAAGTGGTATTTGCGAACCCCGCAACGTTCTTTAGATGAAGCTTATCAAGCGGCATTACAGATTAAAGGCATTGAAGATGAACATTTTCACGGTAATCAAATCAATCTCGATTTTACGATAAATAGTAGTGTCAGTGGTTATTTTGCGGCAGATTTGAGGAAAAACTTAAAAATTGTCAGAATGCGGCTTACAGAATTTAATTCTAGCCGTTTTTTCTTGAATGAATCAAATCAGCAGACCATGGAAAAATATGCTGTTAACTTACCAAATGCACAGGAAGTTTTAGAAAAACTACAATTTATTGATGTAATCACATCAAAATACACTAATTTAGACAATTTTCATAGTTCTGTTCAGGTTAATCCTCCAGTTAATAGCCAGTTATCAACAACACCTAACAAACTAAATATTACCAAAACTTCAGCACTAAACCCCGAAGCGAAAAACTCCAATATCCTTCCTGGGAATAAAGCTAGTAAAACTGGTATTTTACCTCGTTCAATTCTGACAACCATTAGTAGACTTCAGATAGAATTAGATCCAAAATCTGAGGAAGATGTTGTTCAGAAATTTCGGATGACTCAACGTCGGACGATTATTTCCATTCGATTTGTTCTCCTGTTGATCATAGTACCAATTTTAACCCATCAGCTATCCAAAGCTATATTTGTTGGACCTTTAGTTGACCATTTTCATCAATCTGCAACCGCAGAAATTTTCATTAATCAGGAAATGGAGGAAGAAGCACTACAGGATTTACAAAGATTTGAAGAAAGACTCAGATTTCAAAACCTATTAGGCATCACTGCACCTTTATCTGCTGAGGAAATCGAAACTAGTATTAGCGAAAAAGCTAACGAAATTGCCAAAGAATATCGCATCGAAGGTGCGGGTGCTATTAAAAACGTTTTTTCAGATATTTGCTCAGTGCTAGCAGTGGTGATATTTTTAGTGTTGAGCAAAAGAGAAATTGCTATTTTTAAAGATTTTATTGATAGTATTGTTTACGGGTTAAGCGACAGTGCAAAAGCTTTTATTATTATCCTATTTACAGATATTTTCGTTGGGTTTCACTCACCCCACGGTTGGGAAGTTCTCTTAGAAGGAGTATCAAGACATTGGGGATTACCCGCAAGTCACAATGTAATTTTTCTTTTTATTGCCACATTTCCAGTGATTTTAGATACTATTTTTAAATACTGGATTTTCCGTTATTTAAATCGAATTTCACCATCAGCGGTGGCAACTTATCATAATATGAATGAATAG